A single region of the Streptomyces caelestis genome encodes:
- a CDS encoding response regulator, with the protein MVQKAKILLVDDRPENLLALEAILSALDQTLVRASSGEEALKALLTDDFAVILLDVQMPGMDGFETAAHIKRRERTRDIPIIFLTAINHGPHHTFRGYAAGAVDYISKPFDPWVLRAKVSVFVELYMKNCQLREQASLLRLQLEGNGKDAGGEAKESAGLLAELSARLAAVEEQAEALTKQLNDDSTDAAAVATAAHLERKLTGLRRALDALEPGTGSTPSVSSQN; encoded by the coding sequence ATGGTGCAGAAGGCCAAGATCCTCCTGGTCGATGACCGGCCGGAGAATCTGCTGGCGCTGGAGGCGATCCTCTCTGCGCTCGATCAGACGCTGGTGCGGGCATCGTCCGGGGAGGAAGCGCTCAAAGCGCTGCTCACGGACGACTTCGCGGTCATTCTGCTGGACGTCCAGATGCCGGGTATGGACGGCTTCGAAACAGCCGCGCACATCAAGCGGCGGGAGCGGACCCGGGACATCCCGATCATCTTCCTCACCGCGATCAACCACGGGCCGCACCACACCTTCCGGGGTTACGCGGCGGGCGCGGTCGACTACATCTCCAAGCCGTTCGACCCGTGGGTGCTGCGCGCGAAGGTCTCCGTCTTCGTCGAGCTCTACATGAAGAACTGCCAGCTGCGTGAGCAGGCGTCGCTGCTGCGGCTCCAGTTGGAGGGCAACGGCAAGGACGCGGGCGGTGAGGCCAAGGAGTCGGCCGGGCTGCTCGCCGAGCTCTCGGCGCGGCTCGCGGCCGTCGAGGAGCAGGCCGAGGCGCTGACCAAGCAGCTCAACGACGACTCGACGGACGCGGCGGCGGTGGCCACGGCGGCTCATCTGGAGCGCAAGCTCACGGGGTTGCGGCGGGCGCTGGACGCGCTGGAACCGGGCACCGGGAGCACGCCGTCGGTGTCCTCGCAGAACTGA
- a CDS encoding DNA translocase FtsK — MASRPSAAKKPPAKKAAGSAKAPAKKAAAKKAPAKKPPAKRAAAKKAAPKPAPSPTGGIYRLVRALWLGVAHAVGAVFRGIGQGAKNLDPAHRKDGVALLLLGIALVVAAGTWADLKGPVGDLVEILVTGAFGRLDLLVPILLAVIAVRFIRHPEKPEANGRIVIGLSALVIGVLGQVHIACGSPARGEGMQAIRDAGGLIGWAMATPLSYAMGDMLAVPLLVLLTIFGLLVVTATPVNAIPQRLRLLGVRLGIVRDPAEDEYGFADDDERYDEQWREALPARPRGRRASAPAAYDPDSAEQEALSRRRGRPRRSAVPQPGMDRPMDAVDVAAAAAAALDGAVLHGMPPSPIVADLTQGVATGDREATTPTPVPAARPQQEKLQQDKPEQEKPKAGVRDLTKSPPAKPRDLPPRAEQLQLSGDITYALPSLDLLTRGGPGKARSAANDAIVAALTNVFTEFKVDASVTGFTRGPTVTRYEIELGPAVKVERITALAKNIAYAVASPDVRIISPIPGKSAVGIEIPNTDREMVNLGDVLRLAESAEDDDPMLVAFGKDVEGGYVMHSLAKMPHMLVAGATGSGKSSCINCLITSIMMRATPEDVRMILVDPKRVELTAYEGIPHLITPIITNPKRAAEALQWVVREMDLRYDDLAAYGYRHIDDFNRAVREGKVKPPEGSERELQPYPYLLVIVDELADLMMVAPRDVEDAIVRITQLARAAGIHLVLATQRPSVDVVTGLIKANVPSRLAFATSSLADSRVILDQPGAEKLIGKGDGLFLPMGANKPTRMQGAFVTEEEVAGVVQHCKDQMAPVFRDDVTVGTKQKKEIDEDIGDDLDLLCQAAELVVSTQFGSTSMLQRKLRVGFAKAGRLMDLMESRNIVGPSEGSKARDVLVKPDELDGVLALIRGESEG; from the coding sequence ATGGCCTCACGTCCCTCCGCAGCCAAGAAGCCGCCCGCGAAGAAGGCGGCCGGTTCGGCGAAGGCTCCGGCGAAGAAGGCCGCTGCCAAAAAGGCTCCCGCGAAGAAGCCGCCCGCCAAGAGGGCCGCGGCGAAGAAGGCCGCGCCCAAACCGGCTCCGAGCCCGACCGGGGGCATCTACCGGCTCGTGCGCGCCCTGTGGCTCGGGGTCGCGCATGCCGTCGGCGCCGTGTTCCGCGGCATAGGGCAGGGCGCCAAGAACCTCGACCCGGCCCACCGCAAGGACGGCGTGGCCCTGCTGCTGCTCGGCATCGCGCTGGTCGTCGCCGCGGGCACCTGGGCCGACCTGAAGGGCCCCGTGGGCGACCTGGTCGAGATCCTGGTGACCGGTGCCTTCGGCCGGCTCGACCTGCTCGTGCCGATCCTGCTCGCCGTCATCGCCGTGCGGTTCATCCGCCACCCGGAGAAGCCCGAGGCCAACGGACGCATCGTCATCGGCCTGTCCGCGCTCGTCATCGGCGTGCTCGGCCAGGTCCACATCGCCTGCGGCTCACCCGCCCGCGGCGAGGGCATGCAGGCCATAAGGGACGCCGGCGGCCTGATCGGCTGGGCCATGGCGACCCCGCTGTCGTACGCCATGGGCGACATGCTCGCCGTGCCGCTCCTGGTGCTGCTGACGATCTTCGGGCTGCTTGTCGTCACGGCCACCCCCGTCAACGCCATCCCGCAGCGGCTGCGGCTGCTCGGGGTGCGGCTCGGGATCGTCCGCGACCCGGCCGAGGACGAGTACGGCTTCGCCGACGACGACGAGCGCTACGACGAGCAGTGGCGTGAGGCCCTGCCGGCCCGGCCCCGCGGCAGGCGCGCTTCGGCGCCCGCCGCGTACGACCCCGACAGCGCCGAGCAGGAAGCGCTCTCCCGGCGCCGCGGCCGTCCCCGGCGCTCCGCCGTGCCCCAGCCCGGCATGGACCGGCCCATGGACGCCGTGGACGTCGCCGCGGCGGCCGCCGCCGCGCTCGACGGTGCCGTGCTGCACGGGATGCCGCCCTCGCCGATCGTCGCCGACCTCACTCAGGGCGTGGCCACCGGGGACCGCGAGGCGACCACGCCGACGCCCGTCCCGGCCGCCCGGCCGCAGCAGGAGAAGCTCCAGCAGGACAAGCCCGAGCAGGAGAAGCCGAAGGCGGGCGTCCGCGACCTCACCAAGTCCCCGCCCGCCAAGCCCCGCGACCTGCCCCCGCGCGCGGAACAGCTCCAGCTGTCCGGTGACATCACGTACGCGCTGCCGTCCCTCGACCTCCTCACGCGCGGGGGCCCCGGCAAGGCGCGCAGCGCCGCCAACGACGCCATAGTCGCCGCGCTGACCAACGTCTTCACCGAATTCAAGGTGGACGCCAGCGTCACCGGCTTCACGCGCGGGCCGACGGTCACGCGCTACGAGATCGAGCTCGGCCCCGCCGTGAAGGTCGAGCGGATCACAGCGCTGGCCAAGAACATCGCCTACGCCGTCGCCAGCCCGGACGTGCGGATCATCAGCCCGATCCCCGGCAAGTCCGCGGTCGGCATCGAGATCCCCAACACCGACCGGGAGATGGTCAACCTCGGTGACGTCCTGCGGCTCGCGGAGTCCGCGGAGGACGACGACCCGATGCTGGTCGCCTTCGGCAAGGACGTCGAGGGCGGCTACGTCATGCACTCGCTGGCGAAGATGCCGCACATGCTGGTCGCCGGCGCCACCGGCTCCGGCAAGTCGTCCTGCATCAACTGCCTGATCACCTCGATCATGATGCGGGCGACCCCCGAGGACGTCCGGATGATCCTCGTCGACCCCAAGCGGGTCGAGCTGACCGCCTACGAGGGCATCCCGCACCTGATCACCCCGATCATCACCAACCCCAAGCGGGCCGCCGAGGCGCTCCAGTGGGTCGTCCGCGAGATGGACCTTCGCTACGACGACCTGGCCGCCTACGGCTACCGGCACATCGACGACTTCAACCGGGCCGTGCGCGAGGGCAAGGTCAAACCGCCCGAGGGCAGCGAGCGCGAGCTCCAGCCGTATCCGTACCTGCTGGTCATCGTCGACGAGCTCGCCGACCTGATGATGGTCGCGCCGCGGGACGTCGAGGACGCGATCGTGCGCATCACGCAGCTCGCGCGCGCGGCCGGTATCCACCTCGTGCTCGCCACACAGCGGCCGTCGGTCGACGTCGTCACCGGTCTGATCAAGGCGAACGTGCCGTCGCGGCTGGCCTTCGCCACGTCGTCGCTGGCCGACTCGCGGGTCATCCTCGACCAGCCCGGCGCCGAGAAGCTCATCGGCAAGGGCGACGGGCTGTTCCTGCCGATGGGCGCCAACAAGCCGACCCGTATGCAGGGCGCCTTCGTGACCGAGGAGGAGGTCGCGGGCGTCGTCCAGCACTGCAAGGACCAGATGGCGCCCGTCTTCCGGGACGACGTCACCGTCGGGACCAAGCAGAAGAAGGAGATCGACGAGGACATCGGCGACGACCTCGACCTGCTGTGCCAGGCGGCCGAACTGGTCGTCTCCACGCAGTTCGGATCGACATCCATGCTCCAGCGGAAACTGCGCGTCGGCTTCGCCAAGGCCGGGCGGCTGATGGACCTGATGGAGTCCCGGAACATCGTCGGACCGAGTGAGGGTTCCAAGGCTCGTGACGTTCTTGTGAAGCCTGACGAGCTGGATGGCGTGCTCGCGCTGATCCGGGGGGAGTCTGAAGGGTAG
- a CDS encoding helix-turn-helix domain-containing protein — MSIGNSPEDERPFEDEHVQEDREEARPSIGRALQQARIAAGLTVDDISSATRVRMNIVHAIEADDFTACGGDVYARGHIRTLAKAVHLDPAPLLAQYGDEHGGRPAPTSAAPLFEAERIRPERRGPNWTAAMVAAIVAVIGFVGFTMFQGGDDSAKEANVAEGSTPSDSASPNTKTKKPTDPKAEASDSAIAAAPQDKVTVQVAAADGRSWIAAKDHNGRLIFDGFLKQGETKTFQDSSKVHLVLGDAGAIDLYVNGKKIKDDFQPGSVERLTYTKGDPEAG; from the coding sequence GTGTCCATCGGCAACTCCCCTGAAGACGAGCGTCCATTCGAAGACGAGCACGTCCAAGAAGACCGCGAGGAAGCCCGCCCCTCCATCGGCCGTGCCCTTCAGCAGGCGCGTATCGCCGCTGGGCTGACCGTCGACGACATCAGTAGCGCCACCCGGGTCCGCATGAACATCGTGCACGCCATCGAGGCGGACGACTTCACCGCCTGCGGTGGGGACGTCTACGCCCGAGGGCACATCAGGACCCTGGCCAAGGCTGTCCACCTCGATCCCGCGCCACTGCTCGCCCAGTACGGCGACGAGCACGGCGGGCGCCCGGCACCGACGTCGGCAGCTCCCCTGTTCGAGGCGGAACGTATCCGTCCGGAGCGGCGGGGGCCCAACTGGACCGCCGCCATGGTCGCCGCGATCGTCGCGGTGATCGGTTTCGTCGGGTTCACCATGTTCCAGGGCGGCGACGACAGCGCCAAGGAGGCGAACGTGGCCGAGGGCTCCACGCCCAGTGACTCCGCCTCCCCGAACACCAAGACCAAGAAGCCCACCGACCCCAAGGCCGAGGCGTCCGACAGCGCCATCGCGGCCGCGCCGCAGGACAAGGTGACGGTCCAGGTGGCCGCCGCCGACGGCCGCAGCTGGATCGCCGCCAAGGACCACAACGGCCGGCTGATCTTCGACGGATTCCTCAAGCAGGGCGAGACCAAGACCTTCCAGGACAGCTCGAAGGTGCACCTCGTCCTCGGAGACGCCGGTGCGATCGACCTCTACGTCAACGGCAAGAAGATCAAGGACGACTTCCAGCCGGGCTCCGTGGAACGCCTGACGTACACGAAGGGCGACCCCGAGGCCGGGTAA
- the rimO gene encoding 30S ribosomal protein S12 methylthiotransferase RimO, with amino-acid sequence MPERRTVALVTLGCARNEVDSEELAGRLEADGWQLVEDAEDADVAVVNTCGFVEAAKKDSVDALLEANDLKGQGRTQAVVAVGCMAERYGKELAEALPEADGVLGFDDYTNISDRLQTILNGGIHAAHTPRDRRKLLPISPAERQESAAEVALPGHAPADLPEGLAPASGPRAPLRRRLDGSPVASVKLASGCDRRCSFCAIPSFRGSFISRRPSDVLNETRWLAEQGVKEIMLVSENNTSYGKDLGDIRLLESLLPELAEVDGIERVRVSYLQPAEMRPGLIDVLTSTPKVAPYFDLSFQHSAPGVLRAMRRFGDTDRFLELLDTIRSKAPEAGVRSNFIVGFPGESEADLAELERFLNGARLDAIGVFGYSDEEGTEAATYDNKLDEDIVAERLARVSRLAEELVSQRAEERVGQTVHVLVESVDDAEGVYGRAAHQAPETDGQVLLTSGAGLSNGRMVEAKVVGTEGVDLVAEPLQGSFVSPAWSEEAGR; translated from the coding sequence ATGCCTGAACGCCGTACCGTCGCACTCGTCACCCTTGGCTGCGCCCGTAACGAGGTGGACTCGGAGGAGCTCGCAGGCCGTTTGGAGGCGGACGGCTGGCAGCTCGTGGAGGACGCCGAGGACGCGGACGTCGCCGTCGTGAACACCTGCGGCTTCGTCGAGGCCGCCAAGAAGGACTCCGTCGACGCCCTCCTGGAGGCCAACGACCTCAAGGGACAGGGCAGAACCCAGGCCGTCGTGGCGGTGGGCTGCATGGCCGAGCGGTACGGCAAGGAACTCGCCGAGGCCCTCCCCGAGGCCGACGGTGTGCTCGGGTTCGACGACTACACGAACATCTCGGACCGGCTCCAGACCATCCTCAACGGCGGCATCCACGCCGCGCACACCCCGCGCGACCGGCGCAAGCTGCTGCCGATCAGCCCGGCCGAGCGCCAGGAGTCGGCCGCCGAGGTCGCCCTGCCCGGGCACGCCCCGGCCGACCTACCGGAGGGCCTCGCCCCGGCCTCCGGTCCGCGCGCGCCCCTGCGCCGCCGTCTGGACGGCTCCCCGGTCGCCTCCGTGAAGCTCGCCTCCGGCTGCGACCGGCGCTGCTCCTTCTGCGCCATCCCGTCCTTCCGCGGCTCCTTCATCTCCCGCCGCCCGAGCGACGTGCTGAACGAGACGCGCTGGCTGGCCGAGCAGGGCGTCAAGGAGATCATGCTGGTCTCCGAGAACAACACCTCCTACGGCAAGGACCTCGGCGACATCCGCCTGCTGGAGTCGCTGCTGCCCGAGCTCGCCGAGGTGGACGGCATCGAGCGGGTCCGGGTGAGCTACCTCCAGCCCGCGGAGATGCGGCCGGGCCTGATCGACGTGCTGACGTCGACGCCGAAGGTCGCGCCCTACTTCGACCTGTCCTTCCAGCACTCCGCGCCCGGCGTGCTGCGCGCGATGCGCCGCTTCGGCGACACCGACCGGTTCCTCGAACTGCTCGACACGATCCGCAGCAAGGCGCCCGAGGCCGGCGTGCGCTCCAACTTCATCGTCGGCTTCCCCGGTGAGAGCGAGGCCGACCTCGCCGAACTGGAGCGCTTCCTGAACGGCGCGCGGCTGGACGCCATCGGCGTCTTCGGCTACTCCGACGAGGAGGGCACCGAGGCGGCGACCTACGACAACAAGCTCGACGAGGACATCGTCGCCGAGCGGCTGGCCCGCGTCTCGCGGCTCGCGGAGGAACTCGTCTCGCAGCGCGCCGAGGAGCGCGTCGGCCAGACAGTGCACGTGCTCGTCGAGTCCGTCGACGACGCGGAGGGCGTGTACGGCCGCGCGGCGCACCAGGCGCCCGAGACGGACGGCCAGGTGCTGCTCACGAGCGGCGCGGGTCTGAGCAACGGCCGTATGGTCGAGGCGAAGGTGGTCGGTACGGAGGGCGTCGATCTGGTGGCCGAGCCGCTGCAGGGCTCGTTCGTCTCTCCGGCGTGGAGTGAGGAGGCGGGCAGATGA
- the pgsA gene encoding CDP-diacylglycerol--glycerol-3-phosphate 3-phosphatidyltransferase produces the protein MTGVPASAAGGSSGARRAAAGAASGKVPGAAMGRGAARSAEGGASGAASGARQGAASGAGDSGAAVGDGSESAVVDAQDDGKPARGGKLAAAAVNQASVWNVANLLTMLRLILVPAFVALMLADGGYDPVWRSLAWAAFAVAMITDIFDGHLARTYNLVTDFGKIADPIADKAIMGAALICLSALGDLPWWVTGVILGRELGITLLRFVVIRYGVIPASRGGKLKTLTQGVAVGMYVLALTGWLATLRFWVMAAAVILTVVTGLDYVKQAIVLRRRGIAERKAALEEKEA, from the coding sequence ATGACCGGTGTTCCGGCATCCGCGGCGGGAGGCTCCTCCGGCGCGAGGAGAGCCGCGGCCGGTGCGGCCTCGGGGAAGGTTCCCGGGGCTGCGATGGGCCGTGGAGCCGCGCGGTCGGCCGAGGGCGGGGCGTCCGGTGCGGCGTCCGGTGCACGGCAGGGTGCGGCGTCCGGTGCGGGTGACAGTGGGGCCGCCGTCGGTGACGGCTCGGAGAGCGCCGTCGTCGACGCGCAGGACGACGGGAAGCCCGCGCGGGGCGGGAAGCTGGCGGCCGCGGCCGTCAACCAGGCCAGTGTCTGGAACGTCGCCAACCTCCTGACCATGCTCCGGCTGATCCTCGTGCCGGCTTTCGTCGCGCTGATGCTCGCGGACGGCGGGTACGACCCCGTGTGGCGGTCCCTCGCCTGGGCGGCCTTCGCCGTCGCCATGATCACCGACATCTTCGACGGTCACCTGGCGCGCACGTACAACCTCGTCACGGACTTCGGGAAGATCGCCGACCCCATCGCCGACAAGGCGATCATGGGGGCGGCGCTGATCTGCCTGTCCGCGCTCGGCGATCTGCCGTGGTGGGTGACCGGCGTCATCCTCGGCCGGGAACTCGGGATCACCCTGCTGCGTTTTGTGGTCATCCGGTACGGCGTCATCCCCGCCAGCCGCGGAGGCAAGCTCAAGACCCTCACCCAGGGCGTGGCCGTCGGCATGTACGTGCTGGCGCTGACGGGGTGGCTGGCCACTTTGAGGTTCTGGGTGATGGCCGCAGCGGTCATTCTGACCGTGGTGACCGGGCTCGACTATGTGAAACAGGCCATTGTGCTGCGCAGGCGGGGAATCGCCGAGCGCAAGGCCGCGTTGGAGGAGAAGGAAGCGTGA
- a CDS encoding CinA family protein, which produces MSSTATDVVRLLTVKGGTLAVAESLTGGLVAAEITSVPGASKVFRGSVTAYATELKHELLGVEATLLAARGAVDPQVAAQMAAGVRKALGADWGIATTGVAGPEPQDGQSVGTVFVAVDGPLRADSGSARGGKVEGLRLNGDREEIRRESVRSVLALLLEELAGEQTGNERAQDTERNGGF; this is translated from the coding sequence GTGAGTTCCACGGCCACCGACGTGGTGCGACTACTCACGGTGAAGGGTGGGACGCTCGCCGTCGCGGAGTCGCTGACCGGTGGCCTCGTTGCGGCGGAGATCACATCCGTCCCCGGGGCATCCAAGGTCTTCCGGGGCTCGGTGACGGCCTACGCCACCGAACTGAAGCATGAACTGCTGGGTGTCGAAGCCACCCTGCTGGCGGCACGAGGAGCGGTGGATCCGCAGGTCGCGGCCCAGATGGCGGCCGGAGTGCGCAAGGCTCTCGGCGCGGACTGGGGCATCGCGACCACCGGTGTCGCGGGCCCTGAGCCGCAGGACGGACAGTCCGTCGGGACGGTCTTCGTCGCCGTGGACGGACCCCTGAGGGCCGATTCCGGTTCTGCCCGCGGCGGAAAAGTGGAGGGTCTGCGGTTGAACGGCGACCGCGAGGAAATTCGTAGAGAGAGTGTACGGAGCGTACTCGCACTGCTCCTGGAGGAGCTTGCGGGCGAACAGACTGGGAATGAGCGGGCACAGGATACGGAACGGAACGGGGGGTTTTGA
- a CDS encoding helix-turn-helix domain-containing protein, with protein MILLRRLLGDVLRRQRQRQGRTLREVSSSARVSLGYLSEVERGQKEASSELLSAICDALDVRMSELMREVSDELALAELAQSAAATPSEPVPTPVRPMLGSVSVTGVPPERVTIKAPAEAVDVVAA; from the coding sequence ATGATTCTGCTCCGTCGCCTGCTGGGTGACGTGCTGCGTCGGCAGCGCCAGCGCCAGGGCCGTACTCTGCGCGAAGTCTCCTCGTCCGCCCGAGTCTCACTCGGCTATCTCTCCGAGGTGGAGCGGGGGCAGAAGGAGGCTTCCTCCGAGCTGCTCTCCGCCATCTGCGACGCGCTGGACGTACGGATGTCCGAGCTCATGCGGGAAGTGAGCGACGAACTCGCCCTTGCCGAGCTGGCCCAGTCCGCTGCGGCCACCCCCAGCGAACCTGTGCCCACGCCGGTTCGCCCGATGCTGGGTTCTGTTTCGGTGACCGGTGTGCCACCGGAACGGGTGACCATCAAGGCGCCCGCCGAAGCGGTGGACGTCGTCGCCGCGTGA
- a CDS encoding Dps family protein, producing the protein MYVVKSPLSDASLKTVSEALQGALVDLVDLALVAKQIHWNVVGPRFRSVHLQLDEVVDTARKHSDTVAERAAALGIPPDGRAATVAVGSGIGVTPEGWVDDTTAVGALVEALGAVIVRMRERVEATGEPDPVSQDIFIGITADLEKHHWMFQAENG; encoded by the coding sequence ATGTACGTCGTGAAGAGCCCGCTGTCCGACGCGAGCCTGAAGACCGTGTCCGAGGCGCTGCAGGGCGCCCTCGTGGACCTCGTGGACCTCGCCCTCGTGGCCAAGCAGATTCACTGGAACGTGGTGGGGCCGCGTTTCCGTTCCGTGCATCTCCAGCTCGACGAGGTCGTCGACACCGCGCGGAAGCACTCCGACACCGTGGCCGAGCGCGCCGCGGCGCTCGGGATCCCGCCCGACGGGCGTGCCGCGACGGTCGCCGTCGGCAGCGGGATCGGCGTGACCCCGGAGGGGTGGGTCGACGACACGACCGCCGTGGGGGCGCTCGTCGAGGCGCTGGGCGCGGTGATCGTGCGGATGCGGGAGCGGGTCGAGGCGACCGGTGAGCCGGATCCGGTGAGCCAGGACATCTTCATCGGGATCACGGCGGACCTGGAGAAGCATCACTGGATGTTCCAGGCCGAGAACGGGTGA
- a CDS encoding SDR family NAD(P)-dependent oxidoreductase yields MPVTAYDLTGRTAFVTGAASGIGRASALLLGEAGATVHCADRDPEGLHETATLIKDGGGTAHTHGLDVRDRTRLRQAMTSCERLDVLAAIAGIMHSSPVLETLDEDLDRVLDVNFKGVLYACQEAARLMIARGTGGSIVTMASGAVDTGGPGLLCYGAAKAAVVQLTKTLATEVGRHGIRVNAVAPGWIRTPMTDRHDSEAQAHTEAVMARMSPLGRVGAPQDIAHAVLHLASDASAFTTGQIIRPNGGVAMPW; encoded by the coding sequence ATGCCCGTCACGGCGTACGACCTCACCGGCCGCACCGCGTTCGTCACCGGCGCCGCGAGCGGCATCGGCCGTGCCTCGGCGCTCCTGCTCGGCGAGGCGGGCGCCACCGTGCACTGCGCGGACCGTGACCCCGAGGGCCTGCACGAGACGGCGACCCTGATCAAGGACGGCGGCGGCACCGCCCACACCCACGGCCTCGACGTCAGGGACCGCACCCGGCTGAGGCAGGCCATGACCTCCTGCGAGCGCCTGGACGTCCTGGCCGCGATCGCCGGGATCATGCACAGCAGCCCGGTTCTGGAGACCCTGGACGAGGACCTCGACCGGGTGCTCGACGTCAACTTCAAGGGAGTGCTGTACGCCTGCCAGGAGGCGGCCCGCCTGATGATCGCCCGGGGCACCGGCGGCAGCATCGTCACCATGGCCTCGGGCGCCGTCGACACCGGCGGCCCCGGCCTGCTCTGCTACGGCGCGGCCAAGGCGGCGGTGGTCCAGCTGACCAAGACCCTCGCGACCGAGGTCGGCCGGCACGGCATCCGCGTCAACGCGGTCGCTCCGGGCTGGATCCGTACGCCCATGACCGACCGCCACGACAGCGAGGCCCAGGCCCATACCGAGGCCGTGATGGCCCGCATGTCACCCCTGGGCAGGGTCGGCGCCCCGCAGGACATCGCCCACGCGGTCCTGCACCTGGCGTCCGATGCCTCGGCCTTCACGACGGGCCAGATCATCCGCCCGAACGGCGGTGTTGCGATGCCCTGGTGA
- a CDS encoding Fpg/Nei family DNA glycosylase, protein MPEGDTVWQTARRLHTALAGKVLTRSDLRVPRFATADLTGRTVLDVTSRGKHLLARVEGGLTLHSHLRMDGSWKVYENGRRWSGGPGHQIRAILGNADHTAVGYRLPVLELLRTTDEPRAVGHLGPDLLGPDWDPDRALANLLQDPARPLGEALLDQRNLAGIGNVYKSELCFLLGVTPWLPVGDLPAERAAKLPSLAKKLLETNRDRPIRRTTGRRGQDLFVYGRAPRPCLRCHTCVRVADQGDGSRERPTYWCPTCQPGPAPAASPTRRSRTN, encoded by the coding sequence ATGCCCGAAGGTGACACGGTCTGGCAGACCGCGAGACGGCTGCACACCGCCCTCGCGGGCAAAGTGCTGACCCGCAGCGACCTCCGGGTCCCCCGGTTCGCCACGGCCGACCTGACGGGCCGCACGGTCCTCGACGTCACCTCGCGCGGCAAACACCTCCTGGCCCGCGTCGAGGGCGGCCTCACCCTGCACTCCCACCTGCGCATGGACGGCTCCTGGAAGGTGTACGAGAACGGCCGGCGCTGGAGCGGCGGCCCCGGCCACCAGATCCGCGCGATCCTCGGCAACGCCGACCACACCGCCGTCGGCTACCGCCTCCCCGTCCTGGAACTCCTGCGCACCACCGACGAGCCCCGCGCGGTCGGCCATCTCGGCCCCGACCTCCTGGGCCCGGACTGGGACCCCGACCGGGCCCTCGCCAATCTCCTCCAGGATCCGGCCCGCCCCCTCGGCGAGGCCCTGCTCGACCAGCGCAACCTCGCCGGTATCGGCAATGTCTACAAGAGCGAGCTGTGCTTCCTGCTCGGCGTCACCCCCTGGCTCCCCGTCGGCGACCTGCCCGCCGAGCGCGCCGCCAAGCTGCCCTCGCTCGCCAAGAAGCTGCTGGAGACCAACCGCGACCGCCCGATCCGCCGTACGACGGGCCGCCGCGGCCAGGACCTTTTCGTGTACGGCCGGGCTCCCCGCCCCTGCCTGCGCTGCCACACCTGCGTCCGCGTCGCCGACCAGGGCGACGGCTCCCGCGAACGCCCGACGTACTGGTGCCCCACCTGCCAGCCGGGCCCCGCCCCTGCCGCTTCCCCGACCCGGCGAAGCCGCACCAATTGA